In a genomic window of Drosophila takahashii strain IR98-3 E-12201 chromosome 3L, DtakHiC1v2, whole genome shotgun sequence:
- the LOC108054842 gene encoding prolyl 4-hydroxylase subunit alpha-1 — MKWFAFQISLLLVVFPHTFCRGETENPEEKMIYSTSVMSMVKLLEIEESLKANLEVYVQEMQSKLDMIKLYQESLKRETLTTLEEKEEYVANPLNAYPLLRRLNQDWPKWLRYIKLAIATRKIKEMEVHLKSAPNDDDLKVALKGMTRIEQFYDQHADDLTKGFLMGRKFNSKLTAPDCVALGDFYYNQTQYSGSTHWYRMALRLHTFSEGMLYEKVLGLKRKRIYKKYAKALLKESVASDKAKLTATETNEWDNLAKQVVKEDNYENVKMLVDEYLSGDEKIFQEEAARLKPKPSKLMRGCRGEWPKKSSPELLCRYQMDTSAFVRIAPLKLEFLSLKPLVVLYHDVLYEKEFKSMRDIAIFNATMSDGWTYVEFDKKGKPKPQDRVVKMITFQGTTAPFTLSINRRIADMSGLEMRENMNLYLTNYGLGGHFGKHVDYVELAKRPTDFFADYGGDRIATALLYATDVPLGGTTVFTKLKIAVEPKKGNALIWFNLNHAGDPDPLTEHSVCPVVMGSRWTISKWIHERQQVFKKPCFA, encoded by the exons ATGAAGTGGTTCGCTTTTCAGATCAGCCTTTTATTGGTTGTTTTTCCCCATACATTTTGCCGTGGAGAAACGGAAAACCCGGAAGAAAAAATGATATACAGTACTTCGGTGATGAGCATGGTAAAACTTTTAGAAATAGAAGAATCTTTGAAAGCCAACTTGGAAGTTTACGTTCAAGAAATGCAGTCAAAGCTGGATATGATTAAATT ATATCAAGAGTCGCTAAAAAGGGAAACGTTAACCACTCTGGAAGAGAAGGAAGAGTATGTGGCCAACCCTTTGAATGCATATCCGTTGCTCAGACGCCTCAATCAAGATTGGCCCAAATGGCTGAGATATATAAAACTGGCGATAGCTACTAGGAAAATCAAAGAAATGGAAGTGCACCTTAAGTCAGCACCAAATGATGATGACCTAAAAGTTGCCCTTAAGGGAATGACCCGAATTGAACAATTTTACGATCAGCACGCAGATGATTTAACCAAGGGTTTTCTAATGGGAAGAAAATTTAA CTCCAAATTGACTGCTCCGGACTGTGTTGCCTTAGGAGATTTCTACTACAACCAAACTCAATACTCCGGATCCACTCACTGGTATCGCATGGCGTTAAGATTGCACACCTTTTCCGAAGGCATGCTGTACGAAAAAGTTTTGGGTTTGAAACGGAAAAGAATCTACAAAAAATATGCCAAGGCCTTACTGAAAGAAT CCGTAGCGTCGGATAAAGCGAAACTCACTGCGACAGAGACAAATGAATGGGACAACTTGGCCAAACAGGTCGTAAAAGAAGACAACTATGAAAACGTGAAAATGTTAGTTGATGAATACCTGTCAGGTGACGAGAAGATCTTTCAAGAGGAAGCTGCTAGACTAAAGCCCAAGCCATCTAAACTAATGCGCGGTTGCCGAGGCGAGTGGCCGAAGAAATCCTCGCCAGAACTACTATGTCGCTATCAAATGGACACATCAGCGTTTGTTAGGATAGCACCACttaaattggaattcttaAGCCTGAAACCTTTGGTAGTTCTTTACCATGACGTTCTCTATGAAAAGGAATTCAAATCAATGAGAGACATAGCTATATTTAATGCCACTATGAGTGATGGTTGGACATATGTTGAATTTGACAAAAAGGGAAAGCCAAAACCACAGGATCGAGTAGTGAAAATGATTACCTTTCAGGGCACTACGGCCCCATTTACCCTCAGCATCAATCGACGGATTGCAGATATGAGTGGTCTAGAAATGCGAGAGAATATGAATCTGTACCTGACCAATTACGGTCTGGGTGGTCATTTTGGTAAGCATGTGGACTACGTGGAGCTGGCCAAAAGACCT ACAGATTTCTTTGCTGACTATGGAGGCGATAGAATAGCTACAGCTTTACTCTAT GCAACTGATGTTCCTTTGGGTGGAACTACTGTTTTTACAAAACTGAAAATAGCCGTGGAACCCAAAAAGGGTAACGCATTGATCTGGTTCAATTTGAATCATGCTGGAGATCCTGATCCACTAACAGAGCATTCCGTTTGTCCTGTCGTAATGGGTTCCAGATGGA CAATATCAAAATGGATTCATGAGCGTCAGCAAGTTTTTAAGAAACCTTGTTTCGCCTAA